A single window of Leptospira koniambonensis DNA harbors:
- a CDS encoding response regulator translates to MYFRNLTIRARLFIGFSILLSILVGTSIFMIDKLSESNFRLQKIVDGAAKKVNLSNEILINLLEATRHEKNIILEKSPTKMGYFRDRFNLASEAVDEKIFQLDGLLDEEGKRLLGEFKITWKEFKVYLDEIVSLALKNDNEKAFVLSAGRGLTLRDLAIKQIIKIVEKNQKAMEAEKQTNIKDYEYTFSFLIVIVILSASVVVAFAYWIVISITKRIRFMAGEAEKIAGREFTGQTLSDPTKDELKLIFDSLVNINESFREVTYNANTVASGNYSMDPVPRSEKDALGIALKKMTQALRQTTSENERHNWLTQGQNQLNEKLKGDQSVEVLAQEIVNFLGEYVKAQIGAIYLLDERDKSLRLTGEYAFSGGKNSEKFSLKEGLVGQVAFEQKAILLTDLKDEQIRIVSSILDTKPTNLLVLPFLYEGQTLGVIEIGKLNRFTELEVEFSQNCMENIGISIYSAISRKKIQELLEETQAQGEELQSQQEELKQMNEELEEQTQTLKQQQEELRITNEELEEQTQSLEAKNKEVEAAKVDIEQKSKQLEVSSKYKSEFLANMSHELRTPLNSLLILSKDLSENSKKNLNSDQVESANIIYKSGQDLLVLINEVLDLSKIESGKMQVNIEKVSLREFVDGLLRDFKHQADKKRLSLTGNITSDSPEFIFTDPLRLNQILKNLLSNSLKFTEKGKISIEIRPDGHQKILISVSDTGIGIPEEKQMSIFEAFQQADGSTSRKYGGTGLGLSISRELAKILGGYINLESKINQGSTFSLLLPLEIQKETFASTSSFPQESHSLETKVPYALRENRFIDSPNAEDDRNTILENDKVVLVIEDDLKFASVLIKQAHDKDFKCLSASTGEDGLVLAEKHLPSAIILDLNLPGINGHTVLNELKSNPKVRHIPVHVISGSEYSIEPIKEGAVEYLVKPVNKKELEEAFNRIENFINRKMKNLLIIEDDDSSRIAMRKLIGNGDVKCFEASNGKDAIKAYQENYFDCIVLDIGLPDMSGFELIYELEKIKGQTMPPIIIYTGKELTREENAELQKYAESIIIKGVKSEERLLDETALFLHRTISKLPEGKQKIINNLYDKEAIFQKKKVLLVDDDMRNVFALSKILKDRGMEVFKADNGKTALTSLDSRQDMDIVLMDIMMPEMDGYETMKHIRSDAKYNKLPIIALTAKAMKDDRQKCIDAGANDYISKPVDVERLLSLMRVWLSR, encoded by the coding sequence GTGTATTTTAGAAACTTAACTATCCGAGCTAGATTATTTATAGGTTTTTCCATACTGCTTTCGATACTCGTAGGCACATCCATATTTATGATAGATAAACTATCTGAATCTAATTTTAGATTACAGAAGATCGTAGATGGTGCCGCAAAAAAAGTGAATCTATCCAATGAAATTTTGATCAATCTTTTAGAAGCGACTCGCCATGAAAAAAATATCATCCTAGAAAAATCTCCTACGAAAATGGGATATTTCAGGGATCGATTCAATCTTGCTTCCGAAGCAGTAGACGAAAAAATATTTCAACTGGACGGGCTTTTGGATGAGGAGGGCAAGAGATTATTAGGAGAATTTAAGATTACCTGGAAAGAATTCAAGGTCTATCTAGATGAGATCGTTTCACTCGCATTAAAAAATGATAATGAAAAGGCATTTGTCCTTTCTGCAGGAAGGGGACTTACCTTAAGGGATCTGGCAATCAAACAGATCATCAAGATAGTGGAAAAAAACCAGAAAGCCATGGAGGCCGAAAAACAGACAAATATCAAAGATTACGAATATACCTTCTCCTTTTTGATCGTTATAGTTATCTTAAGTGCGTCTGTGGTTGTGGCTTTTGCATATTGGATCGTTATAAGTATCACAAAAAGAATTCGTTTTATGGCTGGCGAGGCGGAAAAGATCGCAGGTAGGGAGTTCACTGGGCAGACACTCTCGGATCCTACTAAGGACGAACTCAAATTGATATTTGATTCTTTAGTGAATATCAACGAAAGTTTTAGAGAAGTTACATATAATGCAAACACAGTCGCTTCCGGAAATTATTCCATGGATCCTGTTCCCAGATCTGAGAAGGATGCTTTGGGAATTGCACTAAAGAAGATGACCCAGGCTCTTCGACAAACAACTTCAGAGAACGAAAGGCATAATTGGTTAACCCAAGGCCAAAATCAATTGAACGAAAAATTGAAAGGGGACCAGAGCGTAGAAGTTCTCGCTCAAGAAATCGTAAATTTTTTGGGTGAATACGTGAAAGCACAAATAGGTGCCATTTATCTTTTAGATGAGAGAGATAAATCTCTTAGATTGACTGGAGAGTATGCTTTTAGCGGAGGAAAAAATTCTGAAAAGTTTTCTCTCAAAGAAGGTTTAGTAGGCCAAGTTGCATTCGAACAAAAAGCAATACTATTGACCGATCTGAAGGATGAACAGATACGAATTGTTTCTTCTATCTTAGATACAAAACCTACAAATCTGCTCGTCCTGCCATTTTTATATGAAGGCCAAACTCTGGGAGTGATAGAGATAGGAAAATTAAACCGATTCACTGAGTTGGAAGTTGAATTCTCTCAAAATTGTATGGAGAATATAGGGATTAGCATATATTCTGCCATCTCTAGAAAAAAGATCCAAGAGTTATTAGAAGAAACCCAGGCCCAAGGCGAGGAACTACAATCTCAGCAGGAAGAATTGAAACAAATGAACGAGGAGTTGGAGGAGCAGACCCAAACTCTAAAACAACAACAAGAAGAACTTAGGATCACGAATGAAGAATTAGAGGAACAAACCCAATCCTTGGAAGCAAAGAACAAAGAAGTTGAAGCGGCCAAAGTAGATATAGAACAAAAAAGTAAACAGCTAGAAGTCAGCAGCAAATATAAATCGGAATTTTTAGCTAACATGTCCCATGAACTTAGGACACCTTTAAACAGTCTTTTGATCCTCTCTAAGGACCTATCTGAAAACAGTAAAAAGAATCTGAATTCTGATCAAGTGGAAAGTGCAAATATCATCTATAAAAGCGGCCAAGATCTGCTCGTTCTGATCAACGAAGTATTGGATCTTTCTAAAATTGAATCCGGAAAAATGCAGGTCAATATTGAAAAAGTATCACTTCGAGAATTTGTGGATGGGTTGCTGAGAGATTTTAAACACCAGGCAGATAAAAAACGATTAAGTTTAACAGGTAATATAACTTCAGACTCACCTGAATTTATTTTTACGGACCCTCTGCGTTTGAACCAGATACTCAAAAATCTATTGTCTAATTCTTTAAAATTTACTGAAAAAGGAAAAATCTCTATAGAAATCCGTCCGGATGGACATCAGAAAATCCTAATATCTGTTTCAGACACTGGAATTGGTATCCCTGAAGAAAAACAAATGTCTATATTCGAAGCATTTCAACAGGCGGATGGAAGTACTTCCCGTAAATATGGTGGAACTGGTCTTGGATTATCTATCTCCAGAGAATTGGCCAAAATTTTAGGAGGTTATATCAATTTAGAAAGTAAGATCAACCAAGGATCTACATTCTCTCTTTTGCTCCCTTTAGAGATCCAAAAAGAAACTTTTGCCTCTACTTCTTCTTTCCCGCAAGAAAGTCATTCTTTAGAAACAAAAGTCCCTTATGCCCTTAGGGAAAATAGATTTATAGATTCTCCAAACGCAGAGGATGATAGAAATACTATTTTAGAGAATGATAAAGTAGTTTTGGTGATCGAAGACGATTTGAAATTCGCATCCGTTTTGATCAAACAGGCTCATGATAAGGATTTTAAATGTTTATCCGCCTCTACGGGTGAGGATGGGCTGGTGCTTGCTGAAAAACATTTACCGAGCGCGATTATATTAGATCTAAATCTTCCTGGGATCAATGGTCATACTGTCCTGAATGAACTCAAATCGAATCCTAAAGTGAGGCATATTCCTGTTCATGTAATTTCGGGTAGTGAGTATTCTATAGAACCTATTAAAGAAGGTGCCGTAGAATATTTGGTAAAACCAGTAAACAAAAAGGAATTGGAAGAGGCATTCAATCGAATAGAGAACTTTATTAATCGTAAAATGAAAAATCTTCTGATCATAGAGGATGATGATAGTTCCAGGATTGCCATGAGAAAGCTGATCGGTAACGGGGACGTAAAATGTTTCGAGGCAAGTAATGGTAAGGATGCAATCAAGGCTTACCAAGAAAATTATTTCGACTGTATCGTTTTAGATATAGGTCTTCCGGACATGAGCGGATTCGAACTTATCTACGAGCTGGAAAAAATAAAAGGTCAAACCATGCCTCCTATTATTATCTATACTGGAAAAGAACTAACCAGGGAAGAAAATGCGGAACTCCAAAAATATGCAGAAAGTATTATAATCAAAGGAGTAAAATCAGAAGAAAGATTATTGGATGAAACTGCTTTATTTTTACATAGGACAATAAGTAAGCTTCCAGAAGGAAAACAAAAGATCATAAACAATCTTTATGATAAGGAAGCTATTTTTCAGAAAAAGAAAGTTCTGCTAGTGGATGATGATATGAGGAATGTATTCGCATTATCTAAAATCCTAAAAGATAGGGGAATGGAAGTATTTAAAGCGGATAATGGGAAGACCGCTCTTACCTCTCTGGATTCCAGGCAGGATATGGATATTGTTCTAATGGATATCATGATGCCTGAGATGGACGGATACGAAACCATGAAACATATACGTTCCGACGCTA
- a CDS encoding chemotaxis protein CheB → MGYDAIVIGVSSGGLNVLTKLLPSLPQNYPIPIVIVQHLSPRSDGYWIESMDKLCKLFVKEANEKEQIERGNIYMAPANYHLLVEKDRTFSLSTESKVNFARPSIDVFFESAAEVYRNELIGVILTGSNSDGALGLKKIKEEGGLTIVQDPETAESPSMPAHAISTSSVDYILPIEEIQKLLIQLGKSG, encoded by the coding sequence ATGGGATACGACGCGATCGTAATCGGAGTTTCTTCTGGAGGGTTAAATGTTCTTACAAAACTTTTACCTTCTCTGCCGCAAAATTATCCTATCCCGATAGTGATCGTGCAACACTTGAGTCCTCGTTCGGATGGATACTGGATAGAGAGTATGGATAAACTCTGTAAATTGTTTGTGAAAGAAGCAAATGAAAAAGAACAAATAGAACGAGGGAATATTTATATGGCTCCTGCAAATTACCATCTTTTGGTAGAAAAAGATAGAACCTTTTCATTAAGTACAGAATCAAAGGTGAATTTTGCAAGACCGTCCATAGATGTATTTTTTGAATCAGCTGCAGAAGTTTACAGGAACGAATTGATCGGGGTTATTTTGACAGGTTCCAATTCGGATGGAGCTCTTGGACTTAAAAAAATAAAAGAAGAAGGCGGATTGACTATCGTACAAGACCCCGAGACCGCGGAATCTCCTTCTATGCCAGCACATGCGATATCTACTTCTTCGGTAGATTATATTCTTCCTATAGAAGAGATCCAGAAACTTCTGATCCAATTGGGAAAGAGTGGTTAA
- a CDS encoding CheR family methyltransferase → MAAKDSTEIEIDLLLEAIYQKYGYDFRQYSDAHIKRRITNRMVLSGYSTVSEMQFQLLHNKSFANDLLHDLSITVTEMFRDPNFYRSVREKIIPILKTYPFIKIWHAGCSTGEEAYSMAILLLEEGLIERTTIYATDFNQRALDDAKLGIFSNNLIKEYTANYQASGGRSSFSDYYTADENMAIMNKDLKKNIVWANHNLVTDSVFAEVHMILCRNVLIYFKRELQNKVHRMFYESLINGGVLCLGSKEGMYFSELKDAYQELDLRQKIFKKKY, encoded by the coding sequence ATGGCAGCTAAGGATAGTACTGAGATAGAGATCGATTTATTATTGGAGGCTATCTATCAGAAATATGGGTACGACTTTAGGCAATATTCAGATGCTCATATAAAACGCAGGATCACGAATCGGATGGTATTATCGGGATATAGTACGGTTTCGGAGATGCAGTTTCAACTTCTACATAATAAAAGTTTTGCGAACGATCTTTTGCATGATCTGTCCATCACGGTTACAGAGATGTTCAGAGATCCAAACTTTTATAGATCCGTTCGTGAAAAGATCATACCTATCTTAAAAACGTATCCTTTTATAAAGATCTGGCATGCGGGTTGTTCCACCGGCGAAGAAGCGTATTCCATGGCAATCCTTCTATTGGAAGAGGGTCTTATCGAGAGAACAACCATTTACGCAACAGATTTTAATCAGCGTGCTTTGGACGACGCCAAGCTAGGCATATTTTCGAATAATCTAATAAAGGAATATACTGCCAATTACCAAGCTTCTGGGGGAAGGTCCTCTTTTTCTGATTATTATACCGCCGATGAAAATATGGCAATCATGAATAAAGATCTAAAGAAGAATATAGTCTGGGCAAATCATAACCTAGTGACCGACAGCGTGTTTGCAGAAGTGCATATGATATTATGCAGGAATGTACTTATTTATTTCAAAAGGGAACTTCAGAACAAGGTGCATAGAATGTTTTATGAAAGTTTGATCAATGGAGGAGTTCTTTGTTTGGGTTCGAAAGAAGGGATGTATTTCAGTGAACTAAAAGATGCCTACCAAGAATTAGATCTTAGGCAGAAAATATTCAAGAAGAAGTATTAA
- a CDS encoding OmpA family protein, with translation MLIFNSRILFLFFLLISLLFLNCARTRYAIMESKSFQKFCGCVPEDEIPANSKEEALGKLSEGSLDDLGTPNYLEIMYRGLKKAFEYSGTTFEQSEEGLKAPGVELKRIEEDKKLKELLITIDGDVAFPSGRSTLTPKAKELISKIADALVAYPETNVRIGGHTDTPGSFTSNLKLSKERSQAVKQELKQSHDITEERFKEVDGYADLRKIVDTFFSEKKNRRTEIYVGTVRIVY, from the coding sequence GTGCTGATTTTTAATTCTCGTATATTATTCTTATTCTTCTTACTCATATCACTTTTGTTCCTGAACTGTGCTCGGACCAGATATGCTATTATGGAGTCTAAATCATTCCAAAAATTCTGTGGATGCGTCCCTGAAGACGAAATTCCTGCAAACTCTAAAGAAGAGGCCTTAGGCAAATTAAGCGAAGGCTCATTAGATGATTTAGGAACTCCAAATTACCTGGAGATCATGTATCGTGGCTTGAAAAAGGCATTCGAATATTCCGGTACAACATTTGAACAATCAGAAGAAGGTCTTAAGGCTCCTGGTGTAGAACTCAAACGAATAGAAGAAGATAAAAAGTTAAAAGAACTTTTGATCACCATAGATGGGGACGTTGCGTTTCCTTCCGGAAGATCTACTTTGACCCCAAAGGCAAAGGAACTTATCTCTAAAATCGCAGACGCGTTAGTTGCTTATCCTGAAACAAATGTTAGGATCGGGGGACATACAGATACTCCGGGGTCATTTACTTCAAATTTAAAATTGAGTAAAGAAAGATCTCAGGCAGTAAAACAAGAACTTAAACAATCTCACGATATTACAGAGGAAAGATTTAAGGAAGTAGATGGATACGCAGATTTGCGCAAGATCGTAGATACTTTCTTCTCAGAAAAAAAGAATCGAAGAACCGAAATATATGTCGGAACAGTTCGGATCGTGTATTAA
- a CDS encoding DUF1554 domain-containing protein: MKRIRKSHPISISILLVLFLLQCKGSTNSLDYILFGASEKYLQSSNGVAISSPNYSYAVPENPTNGTLDIEIRLNKIPTADVTLPLSLSHTDRATVSVSTVTFTAGNWDSPQTITITGIDNLAVEGNKDISLYVGKATSDDKSYNGLYTPSIGITVIDDDSYSIVVSPKKNLITTEKGNTASFTVVLSKAPSSNVVIPTVQSSDLSEGTVSPSSLTFTSGNFSIPQIVTITGVDDVLTDGNIQYKINLGNSTSSDTNYNNIILPSVSVTNIDYEEPAIIVTPTTLNINEAGAAKTFTVVLTVEPPGNVTIPVSSSNPLRATVDTSLLTFTPANYNTPQTVTVTPVNNEIADGNVIANVVLGTATDYGNENPPDVKVNITDDDSPGITVSTLSTNTNEAGQNAFFTVVLTSEPTSNVTVSFNEKKDSVNSSNQEGTIDQTQVVFTPSNWNTPQSVVVTGIDDDVMDGNVQYQIRVNKATSSDSKYSNRTPSPNFVTVNNLDDDTAGYVIVANGNTTLTSNSSVSINGFATDDSAKLDPQTYSKFTIRLRSQPLSNVTLNLSSGSSTNDGILNASNLVFTPSKDVAGGWNQDREVYVTGSSNGANEGNHDYTVSTSTTTTDDKYGSTTFVRNPSFVYYSCDNDVSNLISSCRRSGGFSTSEGGGTATIYLITQSSPSSTVTVPASSDDTSEGNVTASATITSGNWNTMISSGTNKIVATGVDDALVDGNVLYNIVYGAATGGLIFTSPSTPIRNIDDEQVLTFSNISGDTSEDGTSATFKVKLGLASPPTGDVTFTLSCKSGSTECASVSPTNLTFTSSDYNVNKTITITGKNDNRVDGTQSSCVSFSLLTSSDATFDQYQPPDYCGVQNLDNDKLIWVTSLTKSGNLNSGMTVADDSCNDGADPNKPTDMGSATYKALIVDGSTRVATTTGTNATGQTNWVLDASRDYYLKSGSLPYSNKVFTTNSSKLFSFGSLTTAFTASGSDSFWTGLNSNWTTASNHCNMWTDDITSGITGQYGIGNALGSGAISSGNDSCSVSKKFICIQQ; the protein is encoded by the coding sequence ATGAAAAGAATCCGCAAAAGTCATCCAATTTCTATCTCTATTCTTCTGGTTTTATTTTTGCTCCAATGTAAGGGTTCGACGAATTCTTTAGATTATATACTCTTCGGCGCGAGCGAAAAATATCTACAAAGTTCAAATGGGGTCGCGATCTCTTCTCCCAATTATTCATATGCAGTTCCGGAAAATCCCACAAATGGGACTTTGGATATAGAAATCCGGCTGAATAAGATCCCAACAGCGGACGTTACATTACCTCTTAGCCTCAGCCATACTGATCGAGCTACAGTTTCTGTTTCTACAGTAACTTTTACTGCAGGCAACTGGGATTCTCCCCAGACAATCACGATCACTGGTATAGATAATTTAGCAGTCGAAGGAAATAAGGACATTTCCCTTTACGTAGGCAAGGCAACTAGCGACGATAAATCGTACAATGGCCTATATACTCCTTCTATCGGGATCACAGTAATTGATGATGACTCTTATAGTATTGTAGTTTCTCCCAAAAAGAATCTAATCACTACCGAAAAAGGAAATACTGCCAGTTTCACAGTGGTTTTAAGTAAGGCACCTTCTTCTAATGTTGTAATTCCTACAGTCCAGAGTTCTGATCTTTCAGAAGGAACAGTATCCCCTTCTTCTTTAACATTTACTAGTGGAAATTTTAGTATTCCTCAGATCGTCACGATCACCGGAGTGGATGATGTTCTTACAGATGGAAATATCCAATACAAGATCAATTTAGGAAATTCCACTAGCTCAGATACAAATTATAATAATATAATATTACCTTCTGTTTCTGTCACAAATATTGATTACGAAGAACCTGCAATTATAGTAACACCTACTACTTTGAATATCAATGAGGCCGGTGCTGCAAAAACGTTCACAGTAGTATTAACTGTAGAACCTCCTGGAAATGTAACAATTCCTGTTTCCAGTTCAAATCCATTAAGAGCGACTGTAGATACTTCGCTACTAACATTTACTCCTGCAAATTATAATACACCTCAAACTGTGACTGTAACTCCGGTCAATAATGAGATCGCGGATGGGAACGTGATCGCAAACGTAGTGTTAGGAACAGCTACTGATTACGGAAATGAAAACCCTCCTGATGTAAAAGTAAATATTACGGATGATGATAGTCCAGGGATCACAGTTTCGACCTTAAGCACGAACACGAATGAGGCGGGACAAAACGCATTTTTCACAGTAGTTCTTACAAGCGAGCCTACATCCAATGTTACTGTTTCTTTTAATGAAAAGAAAGATTCAGTAAACTCAAGCAACCAAGAAGGTACGATTGACCAAACCCAGGTTGTATTCACTCCTTCTAACTGGAATACACCTCAATCAGTTGTGGTTACCGGAATTGACGACGATGTGATGGATGGAAATGTTCAGTATCAAATTAGAGTGAATAAGGCCACAAGTTCAGATTCTAAATACAGCAACAGAACTCCTAGTCCGAATTTTGTGACTGTAAATAATTTGGATGATGATACTGCCGGATATGTGATCGTTGCTAATGGAAATACCACTCTTACAAGTAATTCTTCAGTTTCTATCAATGGGTTTGCTACTGATGATTCGGCAAAACTGGATCCTCAAACTTATTCCAAATTTACGATACGATTGAGATCCCAACCTCTTTCCAATGTTACTTTAAATCTGTCTAGCGGCAGCTCAACGAATGACGGAATATTAAACGCCTCTAACTTAGTATTTACTCCTTCTAAAGATGTGGCGGGCGGATGGAACCAAGATAGAGAAGTTTACGTAACAGGAAGTTCCAACGGTGCGAATGAAGGAAACCATGATTATACTGTTTCCACGTCTACAACAACTACTGACGATAAATACGGAAGCACTACATTTGTAAGAAATCCTTCCTTCGTTTATTATAGTTGTGATAATGACGTTTCAAATCTGATCTCTTCCTGCAGAAGGTCCGGAGGATTCTCCACAAGTGAAGGAGGAGGAACCGCGACCATTTATCTGATCACACAATCTTCTCCAAGTTCGACAGTAACCGTTCCTGCTTCTAGTGATGACACTTCAGAAGGAAATGTGACAGCATCCGCTACAATTACTTCAGGGAATTGGAATACAATGATCTCTTCTGGAACGAATAAGATCGTAGCAACCGGTGTGGATGATGCGCTTGTAGACGGAAATGTTCTATATAATATAGTTTATGGAGCTGCAACAGGCGGATTAATATTTACTTCACCTTCTACTCCTATCCGAAATATTGACGATGAACAAGTATTAACATTCTCGAATATATCAGGGGACACTAGCGAAGATGGTACAAGCGCCACTTTCAAAGTAAAACTGGGACTTGCCTCTCCACCTACTGGGGATGTTACATTTACTCTTTCCTGCAAATCAGGAAGCACTGAATGTGCGAGTGTGAGTCCTACGAACCTAACATTCACTTCTTCAGATTATAATGTGAACAAAACGATTACAATCACCGGTAAGAACGATAATCGAGTGGATGGAACCCAAAGTAGTTGTGTATCTTTCAGTCTTCTAACAAGCAGTGATGCAACTTTTGATCAGTATCAACCTCCTGATTATTGTGGAGTCCAAAATTTGGATAATGATAAGCTGATCTGGGTAACCTCACTTACTAAAAGTGGAAACCTGAACTCAGGAATGACTGTTGCAGACGATAGTTGTAATGATGGTGCAGATCCGAATAAACCAACAGATATGGGAAGCGCCACTTACAAGGCATTGATTGTAGATGGTTCTACGAGAGTTGCGACCACTACTGGGACCAATGCAACCGGACAAACCAACTGGGTATTAGATGCGAGCAGAGACTATTATTTGAAGAGCGGTAGTTTACCTTATTCTAATAAAGTATTTACTACAAATTCTTCTAAACTTTTTAGTTTTGGAAGTTTAACAACTGCATTTACTGCGAGTGGTTCCGACTCATTCTGGACTGGTTTGAACTCCAACTGGACCACTGCGAGCAACCATTGTAATATGTGGACTGATGATATTACTTCAGGAATTACAGGACAGTATGGAATTGGAAATGCTCTGGGTTCAGGGGCCATCAGTTCCGGAAATGATAGCTGTTCTGTTTCCAAAAAGTTCATCTGCATTCAGCAGTAA
- a CDS encoding ArsR/SmtB family transcription factor has product MERVPNPKPVKLTEKEFTKISRALAEPRRFQLLQCIGSTKEPTACSALNKSQDISPATLSHHIKELENAGLIETSKDGKFVNIILRRDVFKAYLDKLSQI; this is encoded by the coding sequence ATGGAGAGAGTGCCGAACCCCAAACCTGTAAAACTAACGGAAAAGGAATTTACTAAAATTTCCAGGGCCCTTGCTGAGCCTAGGAGATTTCAGCTTCTACAATGTATCGGCTCTACTAAAGAACCTACTGCCTGCAGCGCCTTGAACAAATCTCAAGATATTAGCCCTGCTACCCTATCTCATCATATTAAAGAATTAGAAAATGCTGGTCTGATAGAAACCTCTAAGGATGGTAAATTTGTGAATATCATTCTCAGAAGAGATGTATTCAAGGCCTACCTTGATAAACTTTCCCAGATCTAG
- a CDS encoding SDR family NAD(P)-dependent oxidoreductase, producing MSQLKGKVAVVTGASKGIGASIAKTLGSAGASVVVNYSSSKEGADKVVAEIKKSGGKAIAVQGDMSKSSDVKRLFSETKKAFGSVNILVNNAGVFEFAPLEAVTEDEFHRQMNTNVLGPILATQESISHFSPEGGSVINISSVVSEIPVPNSVVYASTKGALDTVSKVLALELSAKKIRVNTIAPGGVETEGAHRLGMIGSEMEKQIISKTPLGRLGQPDDIAKVALFLASEDSYWLTGERISASGGFR from the coding sequence ATGAGTCAGTTGAAAGGTAAAGTCGCAGTGGTAACAGGAGCTTCTAAAGGAATTGGAGCAAGCATCGCTAAGACATTAGGTTCCGCAGGTGCTTCCGTAGTAGTGAACTATTCTTCCAGTAAAGAAGGTGCAGATAAGGTTGTAGCAGAAATCAAAAAAAGCGGAGGTAAAGCAATCGCAGTCCAAGGTGATATGTCCAAATCTTCTGACGTTAAACGTTTATTTTCAGAAACGAAGAAGGCTTTCGGTTCTGTGAATATTCTAGTGAATAACGCAGGTGTATTTGAGTTCGCTCCGTTAGAAGCAGTTACAGAAGATGAATTCCATAGACAGATGAATACAAATGTGCTTGGACCAATCCTTGCTACCCAAGAATCTATAAGTCATTTTTCACCAGAAGGTGGTTCAGTGATCAATATCAGTTCTGTTGTCAGTGAGATCCCTGTGCCAAATTCAGTTGTATATGCTTCCACAAAAGGAGCTCTGGATACTGTTTCGAAAGTATTAGCATTGGAGCTTAGTGCTAAAAAGATCAGAGTGAATACGATCGCTCCGGGCGGTGTAGAAACAGAAGGAGCTCATCGACTTGGAATGATAGGAAGTGAAATGGAAAAACAGATTATTTCCAAAACTCCTTTGGGAAGATTAGGCCAACCAGACGATATCGCGAAAGTTGCGTTGTTCCTAGCTTCTGAAGATTCTTATTGGCTTACTGGAGAAAGGATCAGTGCATCCGGTGGTTTTAGATAA
- a CDS encoding enoyl-CoA hydratase/isomerase family protein — MNYLREPIQLKNGRAECIKIQTNDQNSLTRENMIELENILAEIDKDDNIRAVLISSDNPKFFSNGIDAENILNTPREKLTAEMGQIVILFGKLLSFGKPLLAEVTGYAMGGGAVITLSCDFKFMLEGKARIAFTEVLVGLPLPISFIDKLKITVKSEYLNEVCLLGAAYKAGEAKEISLINETAENKEDLRKLVLKKLDEVMAIAPSAYRRTKLAINKEINDKFESQLEFTKSSFEDPKVVANLLEAMSALKEKRRPKLT, encoded by the coding sequence ATGAACTATTTGCGGGAACCAATCCAATTAAAAAACGGCAGAGCCGAATGTATAAAAATACAAACTAACGATCAGAATTCTCTAACTAGGGAGAATATGATAGAACTGGAAAATATCCTGGCGGAGATCGATAAGGATGATAATATCCGTGCAGTCCTTATAAGTTCCGACAATCCTAAATTTTTCTCCAATGGTATCGACGCTGAGAATATCTTAAATACTCCTAGAGAAAAACTCACAGCAGAAATGGGTCAAATCGTGATCCTATTCGGCAAACTTTTGAGTTTTGGAAAACCTCTTCTGGCGGAGGTAACCGGTTACGCGATGGGCGGTGGTGCTGTAATCACCCTATCCTGCGATTTTAAATTTATGTTAGAAGGTAAAGCGAGAATCGCTTTTACAGAAGTTCTGGTTGGACTTCCACTTCCTATCAGTTTTATTGATAAATTAAAGATCACTGTTAAATCAGAATACCTAAACGAGGTTTGCCTTTTGGGAGCTGCTTATAAAGCAGGAGAAGCAAAAGAAATTTCTTTGATCAATGAAACTGCAGAGAATAAGGAAGATTTACGTAAACTTGTTCTGAAAAAATTGGATGAGGTAATGGCAATCGCACCAAGTGCCTACAGAAGAACAAAACTTGCGATTAATAAAGAGATCAATGATAAATTCGAATCTCAATTGGAATTTACTAAGAGTAGTTTCGAAGATCCTAAAGTAGTTGCAAATCTATTAGAAGCAATGAGCGCTTTGAAAGAAAAAAGAAGACCAAAGCTGACTTAA